In Phyllobacterium zundukense, one DNA window encodes the following:
- the purB gene encoding adenylosuccinate lyase, whose product MIPRYSRPEMVAIWSPETKFRIWFEIEAHACDALAELGVIPKEAAKTIWEKGGAATFDIDRIDEIERETKHDVIAFLTHLAEIVGPDARFVHQGMTSSDVLDTCFNVQLMRASDILLDDLDKLLAALKKRAFEHKDTVTIGRSHGIHAEPTTFGVKLAQAYAEFERCRTRLVAARAEIATCAISGAVGTFANIDPRVEEHVAKALGMQAEPVSTQVIPRDRHAMYFATLGVIASSIERLSVEIRHLQRTEVLEAEEYFSPGQKGSSAMPHKRNPVLTENMTGLARMVRAFALPAMENVALWHERDISHSSVERMIGPDATITLDFALARMVSVIEKLLVYPDNMLKNMNKFRGLIHSQRVLLALTQAGVSREDSYRLVQRNAMKVWEHGKDFLEELLADADVRAALPEATIREKFDLGYHTKHVDTIFRRVFGATGNT is encoded by the coding sequence ATGATCCCGCGCTATTCGCGGCCTGAAATGGTCGCCATCTGGTCCCCGGAAACGAAATTCCGCATCTGGTTCGAAATTGAAGCCCACGCCTGCGACGCCCTCGCGGAGCTCGGCGTCATCCCGAAGGAAGCGGCGAAAACGATCTGGGAAAAGGGCGGCGCGGCCACTTTCGACATCGATCGCATCGACGAGATCGAGCGCGAAACCAAGCACGATGTCATTGCTTTCCTTACACATTTGGCGGAAATCGTTGGACCTGATGCGCGTTTCGTCCATCAGGGTATGACCTCGTCCGACGTGCTCGACACCTGCTTCAATGTCCAGCTGATGCGCGCCAGCGACATCCTGCTTGACGATCTGGACAAGCTTCTGGCCGCCCTGAAGAAGCGGGCTTTCGAGCACAAGGACACGGTCACCATTGGCCGCAGCCATGGCATTCACGCCGAGCCGACCACCTTCGGCGTCAAGCTGGCGCAGGCCTACGCCGAGTTCGAGCGCTGCCGTACCCGCCTCGTGGCGGCACGCGCGGAGATTGCAACCTGCGCCATCTCCGGCGCGGTTGGTACCTTTGCCAATATCGACCCGCGCGTGGAAGAACATGTAGCCAAAGCATTGGGAATGCAGGCGGAACCGGTTTCGACGCAGGTGATTCCGCGCGACCGCCACGCCATGTATTTCGCAACCCTGGGTGTTATTGCCTCATCGATCGAACGGCTGTCCGTGGAGATCCGCCACCTGCAGCGTACCGAGGTTCTGGAGGCCGAAGAGTACTTTTCACCCGGGCAAAAAGGCTCCTCCGCCATGCCCCACAAGCGCAATCCGGTGCTGACCGAGAACATGACCGGCCTCGCCCGCATGGTCCGCGCCTTCGCCCTGCCGGCGATGGAAAACGTCGCGCTCTGGCATGAGCGCGATATTTCGCACTCCTCGGTCGAACGCATGATCGGCCCCGATGCAACGATTACCCTCGATTTTGCTCTGGCGCGCATGGTCAGCGTCATCGAAAAGCTTCTGGTCTATCCGGACAACATGTTGAAAAACATGAACAAGTTCCGTGGCCTGATCCATTCGCAGCGCGTGCTTCTGGCGCTAACGCAGGCTGGCGTTTCGCGCGAGGATTCCTATCGCCTGGTCCAGCGCAACGCCATGAAGGTCTGGGAACACGGCAAGGATTTCCTCGAGGAACTGCTCGCCGACGCCGATGTCCGGGCGGCACTGCCGGAGGCGACGATCCGCGAGAAGTTCGACCTCGGCTATCACACCAAACATGTCGATACGATCTTCAGGCGCGTGTTTGGCGCAACTGGCAACACCTAA
- a CDS encoding DUF2259 domain-containing protein, which translates to MLRRALFALLLAAWPLAAQAGDVAKLDILGFSKDGGVFAFEEFGVQDGSGFPYANRFYIDTATDKFVAKTPVRVRLDDENSSLENARNKASMDAQGVTSLTDEELRANAGHTVAANPVTELSADPFKVKVNPRPVFPAVDQALTVQLEEIEVPASDTCQNIGKIKGFRLTLVEDKADAKAELLHEDTSVPTSRGCPQGYSIGAVQTYYPENGKPVIAVMIAVRGMGFEGPDYRWLAVTKRR; encoded by the coding sequence ATGCTCCGCCGCGCTCTCTTCGCTTTGCTCCTGGCTGCGTGGCCGCTAGCGGCACAAGCCGGAGACGTGGCAAAGCTTGATATTCTTGGCTTTTCCAAGGATGGCGGGGTCTTTGCTTTTGAGGAATTCGGCGTACAGGACGGCTCGGGCTTTCCCTACGCCAACCGGTTCTATATCGACACCGCAACCGACAAGTTTGTCGCCAAGACACCGGTGCGCGTCAGGCTCGACGATGAAAATTCGTCTCTGGAGAACGCCCGCAACAAGGCAAGCATGGATGCGCAGGGCGTGACGTCGCTGACCGATGAGGAACTGCGGGCGAATGCCGGCCATACGGTCGCTGCCAACCCCGTAACAGAGCTCTCTGCTGATCCATTCAAAGTCAAGGTCAATCCACGCCCGGTCTTCCCCGCCGTCGATCAGGCATTGACAGTGCAGCTTGAAGAGATCGAAGTTCCTGCCAGCGACACATGCCAAAATATTGGTAAAATCAAAGGCTTCCGTCTGACACTTGTCGAAGACAAGGCGGACGCCAAGGCCGAATTGCTGCACGAAGACACGTCGGTTCCAACGAGCCGCGGCTGCCCGCAGGGCTACAGCATCGGCGCCGTCCAGACATACTATCCAGAGAATGGAAAACCAGTGATCGCGGTGATGATCGCGGTCCGTGGAATGGGTTTCGAAGGGCCGGATTATCGCTGGCTGGCGGTTACCAAGCGGAGATAG
- the rpe gene encoding ribulose-phosphate 3-epimerase has protein sequence MSRPLVIAPSILASDFSKLGSEVTTVLQAGADWIHIDVMDGHFVPNITFGPEVVKSIRPLTDAIFDTHLMISPCDPYLEAFAKAGSDIITIHAEAGPHLHRSLQAIRTLGKKAGVALNPATPESAIEYVLNDVDLILVMTVNPGFGGQKFIAETQEKIRKIKAMIGSRPIDLEVDGGITAETAALVTAAGANALVAGSAVYKGGSEAAYRANIDLIRSSCVKGS, from the coding sequence ATGAGCCGTCCGCTCGTCATCGCCCCGTCTATTCTCGCTTCGGATTTCTCGAAGCTTGGCTCGGAAGTTACCACCGTTTTGCAGGCGGGTGCCGACTGGATCCACATCGATGTCATGGACGGCCACTTCGTCCCCAACATCACCTTCGGTCCTGAAGTGGTGAAATCCATTCGCCCGCTGACCGACGCGATATTCGACACGCACCTGATGATTTCGCCTTGCGATCCCTATCTCGAAGCTTTCGCCAAGGCCGGCTCCGACATCATCACCATCCATGCGGAAGCGGGCCCGCACCTGCATCGCTCGCTGCAGGCAATCCGCACGCTCGGCAAGAAGGCCGGCGTCGCGCTCAATCCTGCGACGCCTGAATCGGCGATCGAATATGTGCTGAACGACGTGGACCTGATCCTCGTCATGACGGTCAACCCCGGTTTCGGTGGCCAGAAGTTCATCGCGGAAACGCAGGAAAAGATACGCAAAATCAAAGCGATGATCGGTAGCCGGCCAATCGATCTTGAAGTCGATGGCGGCATCACCGCAGAAACGGCGGCACTGGTCACCGCGGCTGGCGCCAATGCGCTGGTCGCCGGTTCCGCCGTCTACAAGGGCGGATCGGAAGCAGCCTACCGGGCCAATATCGACCTCATCCGCAGTTCATGCGTGAAAGGATCGTGA
- a CDS encoding P1 family peptidase has product MTMKAGPRNLITDVEGLSVGNASDDKIKSGSTVILCDVPATAAVQILGGAPGTRETDLLEPHNTVEAINALVLSGGSAFGLDAASGVQAALREKGIGFEVGTQRIPIVPAAILFDMLNGGDKDWGRFPPYRELGYAAVQSASRDFGLGTIGAGTGATVTGLKGGLGSASSLLESGTTIGALVAVNALGSVTVGKSRHFWAAPFEISDEFGGLGLPHPLPADAAEVRTKFSDAAIGANTTIGVIATDLILTTAQAKRLAIAAHDGFARAIWPAHTPFDGDLVFALATGTSGRTPEIAEFIDLCAAAASTMARAIARGVYAATPADKDPFPIWKSRL; this is encoded by the coding sequence ATGACAATGAAGGCTGGGCCGCGCAATCTCATCACCGACGTCGAGGGGCTGAGTGTCGGCAACGCTTCGGATGACAAGATCAAATCCGGCAGCACGGTCATCCTCTGCGATGTGCCCGCGACAGCGGCAGTTCAGATCCTTGGCGGCGCGCCGGGCACGCGGGAAACCGACCTTCTCGAGCCGCACAATACGGTTGAGGCGATCAATGCACTGGTTTTATCGGGCGGATCGGCATTCGGGCTCGATGCGGCGTCTGGCGTCCAGGCCGCCTTGCGTGAAAAAGGCATCGGCTTTGAAGTGGGCACGCAGCGTATTCCCATCGTTCCCGCGGCAATCCTCTTCGATATGTTGAATGGCGGCGACAAGGATTGGGGCCGTTTTCCGCCCTATCGTGAACTGGGCTACGCGGCAGTGCAATCCGCTTCGCGTGATTTCGGTCTTGGAACGATCGGCGCTGGCACTGGGGCAACGGTCACCGGGTTGAAGGGCGGCCTCGGCTCGGCTTCGTCACTGCTGGAAAGCGGCACGACGATAGGTGCACTCGTTGCCGTCAATGCATTGGGCTCCGTAACTGTTGGAAAAAGCAGGCATTTCTGGGCCGCCCCGTTCGAGATCAGTGATGAGTTCGGCGGGCTTGGCTTGCCGCATCCGCTCCCCGCCGACGCAGCCGAAGTGAGGACCAAGTTCAGCGATGCGGCGATCGGAGCGAACACCACGATTGGCGTCATCGCCACCGACCTGATATTGACCACGGCGCAGGCCAAGCGCCTGGCCATAGCCGCCCATGACGGCTTTGCCCGGGCCATCTGGCCTGCCCACACGCCTTTCGACGGCGATCTGGTATTTGCGCTCGCCACAGGAACCAGTGGCAGAACACCAGAAATAGCTGAATTCATTGATCTTTGTGCCGCTGCAGCCTCGACCATGGCGCGTGCAATCGCGCGCGGCGTCTATGCGGCAACGCCTGCGGACAAAGACCCTTTCCCCATCTGGAAATCGCGTCTCTGA
- a CDS encoding branched-chain amino acid ABC transporter substrate-binding protein — protein MIRTATLGLCLLSCSVAYAEDKIGVIAPLSGSFARLGTQLLDGATIAVTANKNGQTVSTLAADDKCDAAGGAAAAKQMVQANVMIVVGFLCAESLEAALPILNQKGIPVITPAIRSRTLTELRAEQPYPVFRIAPSDRNEATESGDILAGLWHTAPFAIIDDGTIFGRELASGVRARLEEKGLKPVFADTYRPGLDNQNALVSRLKRAGASQVFVGGERDDVAAIGRSAVALNYPLVIASGEALNAKGNGSDLAAGTLMVAPREPQTLESARNAKNTVELAGKVPEGYTIPAYAAAEVAMQVLTTAQSQPGSLTELLRKNVFDTALGSMQFDTTGERIADTYRLQKYDGTQFVLETN, from the coding sequence ATGATACGCACCGCAACGCTTGGCCTGTGCCTGTTGTCCTGCAGTGTCGCATATGCGGAAGACAAGATTGGCGTTATTGCGCCGCTTTCCGGTTCCTTTGCGCGCCTTGGCACACAGTTGCTCGATGGCGCGACAATTGCTGTTACAGCAAACAAGAATGGCCAGACCGTCTCGACTCTGGCGGCCGATGACAAATGCGATGCGGCAGGCGGCGCGGCAGCAGCAAAGCAGATGGTTCAGGCCAATGTGATGATCGTCGTCGGCTTTCTCTGCGCTGAATCGCTTGAGGCGGCCCTGCCCATCCTCAATCAGAAGGGAATCCCCGTCATTACCCCGGCAATCCGGTCGCGAACCTTGACGGAACTACGCGCCGAGCAGCCCTACCCTGTCTTCAGGATTGCGCCGTCAGACCGCAATGAAGCGACGGAAAGCGGCGATATTCTTGCCGGCCTCTGGCATACCGCACCCTTTGCCATCATCGATGACGGCACGATATTTGGCCGCGAACTTGCATCCGGCGTTCGTGCCCGTCTTGAGGAGAAAGGCTTGAAACCAGTCTTTGCCGACACCTATCGTCCAGGTCTCGACAATCAGAATGCGCTTGTGAGCCGCTTGAAACGCGCCGGCGCTAGCCAGGTTTTCGTCGGCGGCGAACGCGATGATGTGGCTGCCATTGGCCGAAGCGCCGTAGCGCTCAACTATCCGCTGGTTATCGCCAGCGGCGAAGCATTGAACGCTAAAGGCAATGGCAGCGATCTTGCGGCCGGGACACTGATGGTTGCGCCGCGCGAGCCGCAAACGCTGGAAAGCGCGCGCAACGCCAAAAACACCGTCGAGCTCGCTGGGAAAGTCCCGGAAGGCTATACTATCCCGGCCTATGCGGCTGCCGAAGTGGCGATGCAGGTTCTTACAACAGCGCAGTCACAGCCCGGATCGCTGACGGAACTTCTCCGCAAGAATGTTTTCGATACGGCCCTTGGCTCGATGCAGTTTGACACGACCGGCGAGCGGATTGCCGACACCTATCGCCTGCAGAAATATGATGGAACCCAGTTCGTGCTGGAGACCAACTGA
- a CDS encoding flavin reductase produces the protein MSHFAEAVHIITTDGPAGRRGVTISAVCSVSDDPATMLVCLNRSHEFNHLFIENQVFALNTLSIGQQALSEAFSGKGDLSQQDRFALGHWQTLQTGAPVLMNALASFDCRIIATHEVATHYVIYGKVTAINIGEPGPSLIYLNRSYHSSGD, from the coding sequence ATGAGCCATTTTGCGGAAGCGGTGCATATTATTACGACCGACGGTCCTGCGGGACGCCGCGGCGTGACAATTTCGGCAGTCTGCTCGGTTTCCGACGACCCGGCCACCATGCTCGTGTGCCTTAACCGCAGCCACGAATTCAATCATCTTTTCATAGAGAATCAGGTTTTCGCGCTGAACACCCTGTCGATCGGGCAGCAGGCGCTTTCCGAAGCCTTTTCCGGCAAAGGCGACCTTTCGCAGCAGGATAGATTTGCGCTCGGGCATTGGCAGACGCTGCAAACCGGCGCGCCTGTGCTTATGAATGCTTTGGCGAGCTTCGATTGCCGTATCATTGCGACGCATGAGGTGGCAACGCATTATGTGATCTACGGGAAGGTGACGGCCATCAACATCGGTGAACCCGGTCCGTCGCTGATTTATCTCAACCGCTCCTATCACAGCTCAGGGGACTAG
- a CDS encoding AAA family ATPase, producing MAAKSVSSLPQSIEDTLSLLEAGGYVADRALATVLFLSLRMKRPLFLEGEAGVGKTEIAKVLAATLDRPLIRLQCYEGLDISSAVYEWNYAAQMIEIRLDEASGKVDKSAIERNVFSEKFLIRRPVLQALSGEPGKAPIFLIDELDRTDEAFEAFLLEVLSDYQVTIPELGTIRAAEPPIVIITTNRTREIHDALKRRCLYHWVDYPTAERELEIVRRKVPAANERLSDEIVRYVQKLRDMDLFKLPGVAETIDWAGALTEMDKLALDPETVSDTIGVLLKYQDDIARIAGGEGRRILDEVKAELNAA from the coding sequence ATGGCCGCAAAGTCCGTTTCGTCATTGCCGCAATCGATCGAGGATACGCTGTCCTTGCTTGAAGCCGGTGGCTATGTTGCGGATCGCGCGCTGGCGACGGTTCTCTTTCTCAGCCTGCGCATGAAACGGCCGCTGTTCCTCGAAGGCGAGGCAGGGGTCGGCAAGACCGAGATTGCCAAGGTGCTTGCCGCGACACTCGACCGGCCGCTGATCCGCCTGCAATGCTACGAGGGTCTCGATATTTCTTCCGCCGTCTATGAGTGGAATTATGCGGCGCAGATGATCGAGATCCGTCTGGATGAAGCGAGCGGCAAAGTCGATAAATCGGCCATTGAACGCAATGTCTTCTCCGAAAAGTTCCTGATCCGCAGGCCTGTCCTACAGGCGTTGTCGGGCGAGCCGGGCAAAGCACCCATCTTCCTTATCGATGAGCTTGACCGCACGGATGAAGCGTTCGAAGCCTTTCTCCTTGAGGTTCTGTCCGACTACCAGGTGACAATCCCCGAGCTTGGCACCATCCGGGCAGCCGAGCCGCCAATCGTCATTATCACCACCAACCGGACACGCGAAATTCACGATGCGCTGAAGCGGCGGTGCCTCTATCACTGGGTGGATTATCCCACTGCGGAGCGGGAGCTTGAGATAGTGCGCCGCAAGGTGCCGGCCGCCAATGAACGGCTGTCGGACGAAATCGTCCGTTACGTGCAGAAATTGCGTGATATGGATCTCTTCAAACTGCCGGGCGTCGCCGAAACCATAGATTGGGCGGGTGCCCTGACCGAGATGGACAAGCTGGCGCTCGATCCGGAAACAGTTTCCGATACGATCGGCGTTCTTCTCAAATATCAGGATGACATCGCCAGGATTGCTGGTGGCGAGGGGCGGCGCATCCTGGACGAAGTGAAAGCTGAACTGAACGCGGCGTGA
- a CDS encoding vWA domain-containing protein → METFTSSPEIARSDSRLADNIVYFARTLRKAGLRVGPASIRDAIEAVLAGGIGSRDDFYWTLHSVLVTRREDHATFDEAFRLYWRSRELIEKMLAMFSPVAMARERPKPKAAEARVAEALFKGTSSNDPGERPPEIDVDARFTFSGKEVLRSKDFAQMSADELSQTRRAMDQLTLPVDKVETRRFRSDPKGARIDPRAMMRASLRTGGDLMLPKFRSRRQVHPPLVVLADISGSMSQYTRIFLHFMHAMMAKRRRVHCFVFGTRLSNITRPLRYRDPDDAIAHCTGVVQDWSGGTRIGETLREFNRHWSRRVLSQGAVVLLITDGLEREETSGLEAEMERLSKSCRRLIWLNPLLRFEGFEPRARGVKAMLPYVDDFRAVHNMDALDDLCRALGRPHEKNDDPKRWLHQY, encoded by the coding sequence ATGGAAACGTTCACCTCATCACCGGAGATAGCGCGTTCAGACAGCCGGCTCGCCGATAATATCGTCTATTTTGCCCGGACCCTGCGCAAGGCCGGTTTGCGGGTCGGCCCCGCCTCGATCCGGGATGCGATTGAAGCGGTTCTGGCGGGTGGTATTGGCTCCCGTGACGACTTCTACTGGACGCTGCACAGTGTTCTCGTCACCAGGCGAGAGGATCACGCAACCTTCGACGAAGCATTCCGCCTTTATTGGCGCTCCCGCGAACTGATCGAAAAAATGCTCGCCATGTTCTCGCCCGTTGCTATGGCGCGCGAGCGGCCGAAGCCGAAGGCCGCCGAAGCGCGTGTTGCCGAGGCTCTGTTCAAGGGCACCTCAAGCAACGATCCGGGTGAACGGCCGCCGGAGATCGATGTCGATGCGCGCTTTACCTTTTCCGGCAAGGAGGTCCTGCGCAGCAAGGACTTCGCCCAGATGTCGGCTGATGAACTCAGCCAGACGCGCCGGGCGATGGATCAGTTGACACTCCCAGTTGACAAAGTCGAGACGCGGCGTTTCCGCAGCGACCCCAAGGGTGCGCGTATTGACCCAAGGGCGATGATGCGTGCCAGCCTGCGAACTGGCGGCGATCTCATGCTGCCGAAATTCCGCTCGCGTCGCCAAGTACACCCGCCGCTGGTCGTGCTTGCCGATATTTCCGGTTCAATGAGTCAGTACACCCGCATTTTTCTGCATTTCATGCATGCCATGATGGCAAAGCGCCGGCGCGTTCATTGTTTCGTCTTTGGCACGCGGCTCAGCAATATCACGCGGCCCTTGCGCTATCGTGATCCCGATGATGCCATTGCCCATTGCACCGGTGTCGTGCAGGACTGGTCGGGCGGCACCCGTATCGGTGAGACGCTGCGCGAGTTCAACCGTCATTGGTCGCGGCGGGTGCTCAGTCAAGGCGCGGTGGTGCTGTTGATCACCGACGGTCTGGAGCGGGAGGAAACCAGTGGCCTAGAGGCGGAGATGGAGCGGCTGTCCAAGTCTTGCCGCCGGCTGATCTGGCTCAACCCCCTGTTACGCTTTGAAGGCTTCGAGCCGCGTGCACGTGGAGTAAAAGCTATGCTACCCTACGTTGACGATTTCCGTGCTGTACACAATATGGATGCTTTGGACGACCTATGCAGGGCGCTCGGCCGTCCACACGAAAAGAATGACGACCCGAAGCGCTGGTTGCACCAATATTGA
- a CDS encoding XdhC family protein — protein MQNPSEQIRDPLLIAESWMAEGRDVAIATVVETWGSAPRPVGSHLVIDEAGNFEGSVSGGCVEGSVIAEAMDVIRQGQPRMLEFGVADETAWQVGLSCGGRIKVYVERLG, from the coding sequence ATGCAGAATCCTTCTGAACAAATACGAGATCCGCTGCTGATCGCCGAGAGCTGGATGGCCGAGGGCCGCGACGTGGCAATCGCCACCGTCGTTGAAACATGGGGCTCGGCACCGCGCCCGGTCGGCAGTCATCTTGTGATCGACGAAGCGGGAAATTTCGAAGGTTCTGTCTCCGGTGGATGCGTCGAGGGGTCAGTGATTGCTGAAGCTATGGATGTCATCAGGCAGGGCCAACCGCGCATGCTGGAATTCGGCGTCGCCGATGAAACCGCCTGGCAGGTTGGTTTGTCCTGCGGCGGGCGTATCAAAGTCTACGTCGAACGGCTGGGTTGA